In the Malania oleifera isolate guangnan ecotype guangnan chromosome 1, ASM2987363v1, whole genome shotgun sequence genome, one interval contains:
- the LOC131144234 gene encoding uncharacterized protein LOC131144234: protein MSEESRVDTQHKGHWKQMGCDERMAAVHEEMKRMNQLPANSTYATHRLRVLNKIMQLMSIQRTASQEEELDLLFSRLSL from the exons ATGAGCGAAGAAAGTAGAGTTGACACTCAGCATAAGGGTCATTGGAAGCAAATGGGGTGTGATGAAAGGATGGCAGCAGTTCATGAAGAAATGAAGAGGATGAATCAGCTTCCTGCAAACAGCACATATGCAACTCATCGCTTGCGTGTTCTCAACAAAATAATGCAACTAATGTCAATCCAG AGAACTGCATCACAGGAAGAAGAGTTGGACTTACTTTTTTCTAGGCTCTCTCTGTGA